TGACTGGCCGAAATACATTCGGACGACGACCGGAAAGAATAAGAGTGAACGGATCATCCGGGTGATGCACAAGGCGAAAGGCCGACTGCCGATGACGTCGGCGGTGCAGTCGCTCAATCCGCAAGTGTTGAAGAATATCAAACGCCAGAATATCAGCCTTGATACCTATGCTGAAGTGCAGAAAGACCTGCACGCGCAAGGGATGCAGTCATATGGCGAGCTGATCCTGTGTATGCCAGGTGAATCCAAAGAGACATTCATGGATGCCGTGGATCAATTGATCGAAACAGGTGTCAGCCGGGTGGCGGCTCACCAGTTGATGCTGCTGCACGGTGCGCCACTGGCGAATCCTGACCAGCGGGAACATTTCGGCTTCAAGACGCGGTTCCGCATCGTCGCCCGTTGCCTTGGCGAATATGCAGATGAGCGGGTGATCGAAACTGAGGAAATGGTCGTCGAGACGCCTGACTTCACATTTGATGACTATATCGACACGCGCGTCTTCCACCTGTTGCTGACGATCTATTATTACGAGGACAATTTCCAGGAAGCCTTCAAGCTCACGCGCGAATTTGGCTTCCGACCGTTTGAAGTGGTCAAGCGGATGCAGGAAATGCTGTCCGATGCGCCGCAGGCTTTCCAGGACGCAATCGCAGAGTACATCCAGGAAAACAAGGATGAGCTCTACGAGTCGCGGGACGAATGCGTGAAGGCGGCCAACGAGAATTTTGACAAATTGATCAGTGGTGAACTGGGTGGCAACCTGCTGTCCAAATACTCCATGATCGGTCGCTTCTTTGTGTTGCCAGAAGCCCTCGACTTCCTCGAAGACGTCATGTTGTCGCTTTGCCCGATTGACGAGACCGGCGACGAGGCCCGGATCATGACGAGCGGTGTGATTGACTATTTCCGGCGTGTCATGTTGCACGCCCCGTTCAAGGCTTCGTTGGACGCAGCACCGGAATGGTCGTCCAACTATGACATCGAAGCCTGGCGGGAGAATGAATTCAAAACGCCCTTGCGCGAGTATCGTCAGGATGCGCTCATCTACTCCCGTGCGCATGTTGAGGATCGCGTGAAGTCTTTGATCCAGTCGCGGCTTGAAACGTTTGGCGAGCACCCGCAGGGTATGGGTCGATTTACCCGTACCATGTTCGCCAAAGATCTCCGTCGCAAGATCCAGGTCAGAGATCGGGTGGAATAACAGACCCTAGTAGATCCCGAGAGGGAGAGGCTCGCCCACTGTCTGGCGGCGAGCCTGTCAACTTTGTCCGGCGTTTGGCCCGTATTGCAATTCCTGGTGTTTAGGTCAGGTTGTCAGCGGGAGGATCTGGCCATGCGTATATCAGCCATAAGTGTTTTCGTTTCCATGGCGCTGGTCGGCTGTGGCCAACCCGCGAGTGAAACAGAGCAAACCCCGCTAGCGGGCAAAGACGCTATCATTTACGTTGCCGACACCGTCATCACGATGAGCAATGATGAGATCGCAGGAGCGGTCGCTGTACGTGATGGACGGATCCTCGCCGTGGGCGAGCCCGAACAACTCGAATCGGATTTTCCGGGGGCCACGGTTGATACTTCGTTTTCACAGAAAGTGATCGTTCCGGGCCTGATCGATCCGCATATTCACATGGGGCTTTCCTCCCTTCAGTATGCGACCCCACTGACGCCGCCTTGGCCGATGGCGACGCCAGACGGGATGGTTCGTGGTCTGCCCAGTCGAGAGGCCTTTTTCGAGCGCCTGCGAGAGATAGAAGCCGATGCGCCTGCTGGGGATCCGCTGATCGTCTATGGCTTCCACAATCTTGTACATGGTGACCTGGTCAAAGAGGATCTGGACGCGGTCACGTCCGACCGCCCATTGGTCATTTGGCACTATTCCAGTCACGACTTTTACCTCAATTCCGCAGCGCTGGACTGGGTGGGGGTCGATCCCTCCTGGCATGATGAGTTCGAAGGTGTCGATTTGGACGAAGCCGGCGAACTGACCGGTCGGATTTACGAGGATGCCGTCGGCGAGCTTCTACATACGCTGGGGCCGATTTTGTTTGCTCCGGATCGATTATCGCGCGGCGTGGACGGTTTCTCCGGCCTGTTGCGAGCCGGAGGCGTAACGACGGTCGCAGATCTCGGATATGGAATATTCACGCTCCCGGTTGAAAACGCGAACATCGGATTCAATTGGAAATCGATCGATCACTCAGGGTATCGCCTGTATCTGGTGCCTGAGCATCGCGCCTTTAAGGCGGCTTTTGGGGAGGCGCGGGTGGATACGATCCTCGGCATGGCGGCAGGTGAGATCGAAACGCCGGCACCAGTTCTGCCGCAGGTCAAATTCTTCACGGATGCCGCGTTCTATTCGCAAACCATGCGCGTGTCTGATCCGGGCTATCTCAGCGGTCAGTCCATTGGCACGCAAGGCCTCTGGGTCATGCAACCGGATGAGATTGTTCCGACCATTCAGCCTTATTGGGATGCGGGGCTTGCAGTGCGTATCCATTCGAATGGCGATGCCGCGCAATCAGCCACTTTGGATGCGCTTGCGGAGTTACGACCGTCGGCTCCGGATCGGGCATTCATATTCGAACATGCCGGTCTGTTTTCACCGCAGCAGGTGGCGCGCGCGGCTGAGCTGGGAGCCGGAATCTCGGCCGCCAGCCATTACGTATTCTACCTCGGCGAGGCCTACCAGTCGCCGCTTGGCCCGGGGCGAGGCGATTGGATCCTGCCACTGGCCAGCCTGAGCACAGCCGGGGTGCCGGTGACCTTGCACTCCGACGCACCACTGGCGCCACCTTTGCCTTTGCGAGCGGCAAGCGTGCACATGACCCGATCAACCCGCGAAGGCACGGAACTGACACCGACGGAGAAGCTGTCTGCACGGGAAGCCCTGGAATCGATCACGATTGATGCGGCCTACGCGCTTGGCCTGGAGAGCGAGCTGGGAAGTATTGCGCCGGGCAAGTTGGCGGATTTCACCATCCTCGACGCCAACCCGCTTGAGACCCCGGGCGAGGCCTGGGGCGAGATCGGCATCTGGGGCGTGGTGCTGGATGGTGAAAAGCGTCCGATAAAGGCAGAGTAGCGCGCTTATAGCTCCTCTTTCGGACGTTCAAAGCTCATTGGCAGGATCAAGATGATCAACAGCACATAGGCCAGGAACTGGAAGATCAAGAGCGATTTCGCCAGGTAGCTTGTTGGCGACATGTCGGAAAACCCGGACGTCATCACAGCCATGGCGCTGAAGACAAACCCATTGATCACAAGATCTCTGCGATCATTGGTGTCTTCCATCTGTTTAATCTCCCAGTAGAGGAGCTCTGTGAGATAGGCTTTCAGAACCAGGTCGAGGGGGTGCAGCCCCGCCATGACCACACCAGGTTTCGCATCCGGCGCATCCCACCCATCCTCTGAAACGAGCGGTTGAAACTCGGGCACTGGTACGCATGTGCCCTCATTGTAGTCTGGTCGGGGATATTGGGCGCACAACAAGGCATCGGCGACAGCATACTCAATACGGGAAACGCCCCGATTGTAGGTCAATGCCATTTCGCTGGGGATCAATGACTCATTGTCCCCGCCAAAATCACGAAGGGTCGTTTTGGCGATGTCAGCGAGATATTCGATCAAGGCACGCCGGTCCGCCCGGGTCGGGGCCTCGCGCTGTTCGTTTTCGATCTGATAGACATAGGTCATCAAAGCGCTGCCAACGTAATCGAAGAATGTTGCTTTTGGTCTGACAGGCTCGAGCGCTGCAACCGCCGAGTTGCGGCTATCATCCGAGCGCAGGATCCACATATGCTCAGAGAATTTCTCGATCTTGAAGATATCGTCAAACCAACGCTCAGCCTTGTAAAGCTCCTTTGGCGAACGTTCGATGGGGTCTGTTTCGTCGCAATAGTGGAACATGAACAATGAGACCTGGAGACTGGGGCAGGGCCGCGCGGTCAAGCGCGCATCATACGGATAGTCGTTGGGCGGAGGCTTCCCGGATTCAGTCATCGATTTCACATAGGCGTTGAGCTGTTTGACCGATGACGCGTGACTGTCCGCCAGAATTTCCGCCGCCAGACGTCGATTGTTGAAATCGGCGGCGGGCGAGTAGTCAGAGAATCTGAAATGGCGAAAGGAGTCACCGCTGAGCAAAGTCGCAGCATAAGCTGCACCAAACATCTGGGTGACGGCGATGACCGATGCGAAACTGATAATCAGGCGGCGACCGGACGGCATATCCCGGGCCGTCAGCATAACCCGGCCCAGGAAGGTTAGATTGATCAGTCCCCAGATGAGGCACAAACACTGGATCCAGAATTGCGGGAATAAAACGGCCAAACCGGCGGGCGCGAGACACAGCGCAATACTGCTGAAAGCGTGTGATTCAACCCAAGCCGTGGCGGTGCGGATGTGTCGATCTGCGATGACGGGCCAGCGGTCGCGGGGCGCGACCTCGGGCGCATCCGTTTCTGGCTCGATTTCGTCCATCTCCGCCCCCTGAGTGTGCTCAGGTCTGACAGCATCCCGCAAACGGATGAGGCGTTCAAGTCCGGAGGGCGTTTAGGGAAAACGCACATAAGCCTTGACTTTTCTGATTTTAGGGGTTGCGCGCCTGTAGATCAAAGGTTAAGGAACGCGGCTTGCGGGAGATTGGCGATTCGTCGGTCTCCCGTTTCCTGTCCGAGACCATGGGTGGCTTTGTTTTAAGTGTAAATCCCTTGATAGACGGGGTGAGGCAGGTTGGTCTGCGGTTGTCCGCAGTTCGGCTGGTCTGCCAGGCCCTGGGCAGGCGCTGGAGGCAGCGTCTTGACGCCGCCAAAGGCAAACCCAGGCGCCCGGATGGTCCGGTCGCCTTATTGAAGGAGATCCGTAATGGATAGAGCCGGAAAAGCCGAAGCCATCAAAACGCTCGAGGGCGTTATTGCTGACTCCGGCAGTGTCATCGTGGCACGCTATACCGGTCTGACAGTTGCGGAAATGACCGAGTTTCGTGGCATGCTGCGTGAGCAGGGTGCGACAGCGAAGGTGGTCAAGAACCGTCTCTTTAAGAAAGCGCTGGATGGGAAAGGTGGCGACGCAGCAAATGCGCTGTTCGCGGACCAGACCGTCATCGCTTACGCAGAAGATCCTGTGGCATCTGCCAAGGCCGCTTCTGAGTTCGCCAAGGAAAACGAAAAGCTCGTTATCGTTGGCGGTCTGATGGGCGACGAAGTTCTTGATTCGGCGGGCGTGGAAGCGCTCTCCAAAATGCCGTCTCGCGAGGAACTTATTGCGACTGTTGTTGCCCGTCTCATGGGACAGGCAAGCCAGATTGCTCAGCGCATCAATGCGCCGGGACAACAACTGGCCGGTGCAATCAATGTGATTGGCGAGCAAGCAGCGGCATAGGTCGGACCCCAACAAGAAGATCAACCAAATACCCTCAACCCCATAAAGGACATCAGAACAAATGGCTGATATCGCAAAACTCGGTGATGAGCTTCTCGGCCTCACCATCATGGAAGCAAAAGAGCTCAACGACTATCTCGAAGAGCGTGGCATCAAAGCTGCTGCAGCAGTTGCTGTAGCTGGCCCAGCTGGTGGCGGCGACGCTGGCGGCGCGGCTGCTGAAGAGAAAGACGAGTTCGACGTCATTCTGACCGCTGGCGGCGACAAGAAGATCAACGTGATTAAAGTTGTTCGCGAAGTCGTTTCTGGCCTCGGCCTGAAAGAAGCGAAGGAGCTCGTTGAAGGCGCTCCTAAGCCGATCAAAGAAGGCGTGTCGAAAGACGAAGCTGAAGAAATCAAGAAGAAGTTCGAAGAAGCTGGCGCAACCGTCGAGCTCAAGTAAGGCTTCTGCCCTCGCATGAGGGTCGTAAAGTAAAACGAAAAGGTGTTTGCGCGAGACGCCCTTTCGTCGAAATCAAGCGCGGCAAAGTCGTTCTGGCTTTGCCGCGTGCGCGCGTTCTAGGCGACACGCGGCTTGGGTGCCTCATCCAAGCGGCCCAAAACGGAAGACAAGATGGCACTCTCTTTCACTGAAAAGAAACGCATCCGCAAATCCTTCGGCAAAATTCCCGAAGCCATCGATATGCCAAACCTCATCGAGGTTCAGCGCTCCTCATACGAACACTTCCTCCAGATGCACACGCCACAGGCCGAGCGGACCGATGATGGTCTCGGCGGTGTGTTCAAGTCTGTGTTCCCGATCATTGATTTCAATGAGCGGGCCTCTCTGGAATATGTGTCCTACGAGTTCGAGCCGCCAAAATTCGATACTGAAGAATGTATGCAGCGCGACCTGACTTACGCGGCGCCACTGAAAGTGCGCCTGCAGCTCGTCGTGTTCGATATTGACGAAGATACCGGCGCCAAGTCGGTCAAGGAAGTCAAAGAGCAAGAGGTCTATCTCGGCGATATCCCGCTGATGACCAATAAGGGGACGTTCATCGTGAACGGAACCGAGCGCGTGATTGTAAGTCAGATGCACCGGTCGCCAGGTGTGTTCTTCGATCACGACAAGGGAAAGACTCACTCTTCAGGCAAGCTGCTCTTTGCCGCTCGGATCATTCCTTATCGCGGCTCCTGGCTCGATTTCGAGTTTGATGCCAAGGACATTCTGAACGTCCGGATCGACCGTAAGCGTAAGCTGCCAGCGACCACGCTGCTGATGGCGCTCGGCTATGATGCCGATCAGATCCTCGACATGTTCTACACTCATTCGATCTATCGCCTGGACAAGGCGGGCTGGATCACGGCCTTCAAACCGGAAACCTGGAAAGGCGTGAAACCAGCTTTCGATCTGGTGGATGCCAAGTCCGGCAAAGTCGTTGCGCCGGCTGATCGCAAAATCACCGCGCTCGCCGCGAAACGCATCGTCGAAGGTGGCACAGAAGAGCTGCTGCTGCCCACCACAGCGCTCGAGGGCAAATTCCTGGCGCGTGACATCGTCAACCGCAAGACGGGTGAGATCTACGGTGAGTCCGGCGACCTGCTCGAAGAAGAGCTGCTGGCCGAGCTGCGCGAGCAGAAAGTCAAAGCGATCGAAATTCTCGACGTCGACAATGGCGGTCGTGGCCCTTGGCTGCGCAACACGCTGAAGGCTGACAAGAACGACACTCGCTTCGAGGCGCTGTCTGACATCTATCGCGTTATGCGCCCGGGCGAGCCACCAACCCAGGAAGCGGCAGACGCGCTGTTCAATCAGCTCTTCTTCGACTCTGAGCGGTATGATCTCTCGGCTGTTGGCCGGGTGAAGATGAACACGCGTCTGAAAGTGGCTGTCCCTGGCTATGAGCCGGCCGAAGACACTGAGCGTACGCTCCGTAATGATGACATTGTCGGCGTCGCCAAGGTCATTCTCGACCTGAAGGACGGCAAGGGTGAAGTCGACGATATCGACAACCTGGGCAACCGCCGCGTCCGCTCTGTTGGTGAGCTGATGGAGAACAATTACCGCATCGGTCTGGTCCGCATGGAGCGGGCGATCAAGGAGCGCATGAGCTCTGTGGATATCGATACGGTGATGCCGAATGACCTGATCAATGCGAAGCCGGTCGTTGCCTCTGTGCGCGAATTCTTCGGCTCTTCGCAGCTGTCTCAGTTCATGGACCAAACCAACCCACTCTCCGAGATTACGCACAAGCGTCGTCTCTCAGCGCTTGGCCCAGGTGGTCTGACGCGTGAGCGCGCAGGCTTTGAGGTACGCGACGTGCACCCGACCCACTATGGTCGGATCTGCCCGATTGAGACACCGGAAGGCCCGAACATTGGTCTGATCAACTCACTCGCCACCCATGCGCGGGTCAACAAGTATGGCTTCATCGAAAGCCCATACCGCAAAGTTGAGAACGGCAAGCTGACCGATGAGGTTGTCTACCTCTCTGCTATGGAAGAGCAGCTTTACAAGATTGCTCAGGCCAACACTCAGGTCGACGGAAAGGGCGAGTTGATCAACGAGTTTGCCAACGCCCGTGTGAACGGCGAAGCGATGCTCGTCCTGAAGGAAGATGTTCAGTACATGGACGTCTCGCCGAAGCAGGTTGTGTCTGTTGCGGCGGCGCTCATTCCATTCCTGGAGAATGATGACGCGAACCGCGCGCTGATGGGCTCGAACATGCAACGTCAGGCCGTGCCGCTGGTGCAAACCGATGCGCCGCTGGTCGGCACCGGCATGGAATCTGTGGTGGCCCGCGATAGTCGCGCGGCCGTTGTGGCTTCTCGCAGTGGTGTCATTGAGCAGGTGGACGGCGTCCGCATCGTGGTCCGGGCCACTGAGGATCTGGAAGGCAAGTCCGGCGTGGACATTTACCGCCTCTCCAAGTTCCGTCGCTCGAACCAGAATAGCTGCATCAACCAGCGCCCGATCGTGAAAGTGGGCGATGAGGTCAAGAAGGGCGATATCATCGCTGACGGCCCATCGACCGACCTTGGCGAACTGGCGCTCGGCCGGAACGTGCTCGTCGCGTTCATGCCTTGGAACGGCTATAACTTCGAGGACTCGATCCTGATTTCTGAGCGCATTGTGCGTGATGATGTCTACACCTCGATCCACCTGGAAGAGTTTGAGATCGCAGCCCGCGACACCAAGCTTGGCCCAGAAGAAATCACCCGTGACATTCCAAATGTTGGTGAAGAGGCTCTGCGGAACCTCGACGAAGCCGGTATCGTTGCGGTTGGTGCGGAAGTGAAAGCTGGCGATATCCTGGTTGGTAAGGTGACACCAAAGGGTGAGAGCCCGATGACGCCGGAAGAGAAACTCCTCCGCGCGATCTTCGGTGAGAAAGCCTCTGACGTTCGTGACACGTCTCTGCGTGTGCCTCCGGGCGATGCGGGGACGGTGGTAGAAGTTCGCGTCTTCAACCGTCACGGCATCGACAAGGACCAGCGCGCGCTGCAAATCGAGCGTGAGCAGATTGAGCAGTTGCAGGAAGACAAGGAAGACGAACAGTCAATCCTCGAGCGCAACACCTATGACCGTCTGCGCAAGACGCTGACGGGCAAAGAAGCTGCGGCAGGTCCGAAAGGCTTCAAAACGGGTAAAATCACCGCGGGAGCTCTGGAAGAGCTTAGCGATCGTGATCTTTGGGAAATCGCGCTCAAGTCTGAAAAGGCCCAGGCTGAGATCGATGGTCTGCGTGAGCAGTTCGACGAAGCCATTCGTGAGCTGGAAGCGCGATTCAATGACAAGGTGGACAAGGTCCAGCAGGGCGACGATCTGCCTCCAGGCGTAATGAAAGTTGTCAAAGTCTTCCTGGCCGTGAAGCGTAAGCTGCAGCCCGGAGACAAGATGGCGGGTCGCCACGGCAACAAGGGGGTGATCTCGAAGATCAACCCGATGGAAGACATGCCATTCCTCGAGGATGGTACGCCAGTCGACATCGTCCTCAACCCGCTCGGCGTTCCATCGCGTATGAACGTAGGGCAGATTCTCGAAACCCACCTTGGCTGGGCCGCTGCTGGTCTCGGCAAGCTGGTGACGGAATCGCTCGAAGAGTGGCATGCCAACAATGATGGCAAAGCGCTGCGCAAGACGCTGGAGACGGTCTATGGCAAGGGCGAGCCTCTGCCGGATACCGATGAAGAGCTGGTCGAGCTGGCCGGCAACCTTCAAAAAGGCGTTCCGTTCGCGACGCCGGTCTTTGATGGGGCCCGTGAACCAGACATTGTGGAAATGCTCGAGCGAGCAGGCCTCGATGGATCTGGTCAGTCGGTTGTCTTTGATGGCCGCACCGGTGAGCAGTTCAAGCGTCCGGTTACGGTCGGGTACAAGTACCTTCTCAAGCTGCACCACCTGGTCGATGAGAAGATTCACGCCCGTTCAACCGGACCTTACTCTCTGGTCACGCAGCAGCCCCTGGGCGGTAAAGCTCAGTTCGGTGGTCAGCGCTTCGGTGAGATGGAAGTCTGGGCCCTTGAGGCCTATGGCGCGGCGTACACGCTGCAGGAAATGCTCACCGTCAAGTCGGATGACACGGCCGGTCGTGCAAAAGTGTACGAAGCCATTGTCCGCGGCGATGACACGTTCGAAGCCGGTATTCCGGAAAGTTTCAACGTACTGATCAAAGAGATGCGATCTCTCGGCCTGAATGTCGAGTTGATCGGAGACAATGACGGAGACTCAAACGTGGCGGCTGAATAGTCGTCACGCCTTGAAAAAGGATAGTAGAGTTAACAGGTTCAAAGGTCGATTTTTCGGCGGGGAAGTCGACCAAACCCTCCCAAGGAGTGGAAACATATGCGCCAAGATGTAGCCAGCATTTATCGTCAAAAAGAAGAAGTCCCAAGCTTCGATGCGATCCGCATTACGATCGCTAGCCCGGAAAAGATCCGCGGCTGGTCTTCGGGTGAGATCAAGAAGCCAGAGACCATCAATTACCGGACGTTCAAGCCAGAACGCGACGGTCTGTTCTGTGCCCGGATCTTCGGACCGATCAAGGACTATGAGTGTCTTTGCGGCAAATATAAGCGGATCAAGTATCGCGGCATTATTTGTGAGAAGTGCGGCGTGGAAGTTACGCTGGCAAAAGTCCGCCGGGAACGTATGGGACACATTGAGCTGGCCTCGCCGGTAGCTCACATCTGGTTCCTGAAATCCCTGCCATCCCGCATCGCGACGCTGCTCGACATGACGTTGAAAGACGTTGAGCGCGTGCTGTATTTTGAGAGCTATGTCGTCACTGAACCTGGACTGACCCCGCTCGAGCCAAAGCAGATGCTCTCTGAAGAAGAGTATATGGATCTTCAGGACGAGCACGGCGAAGACGCGTTCACCGCGATGATTGGTGCGGAAGCGGTCAAAGAGATGCTGGAAGGTCTGGACCTGGACTTGCTGGCCGACACGCTGCGCGAAGACCTCGCGGAGTCGACCTCTGAGCTGAAGACCAAGAAATACTCCAAGCGTCTGAAAGTGGTTGAAGCTTTTCTCGCATCTGGCGCCAAGCCAGAATGGATGATCCTGAACGTCGTTCCAGTGATCCCACCGGATCTGCGTCCGCTGGTCCCTCTGGACGGTGGCCGCTTTGCGACCTCTGATCTGAACGATCTCTATCGCCGTGTGATCAACCGGAACAACCGCCTGAAGCGCCTGATGGAGCTTCGTGCGCCCGACATCATCATCCGGAACGAAAAGCGGATGCTGCAGGAATCCGTCGATGCCCTGTTCGACAATGGTCGCCGTGGCCGGACGATTACCGGCACCAATAAGCGTCCTCTGAAGTCTCTGTCTGACATGCTGAAGGGTAAGCATGGTCGCTTCCGTCAGAACCTGCTCGGCAAACGCGTCGACTATTCTGGCCGTTCGGTCATCGTGGTTGGTCCGAACATGAAGCTTCACGAATGCGGTCTTCCGAAGAAGATGGCGCTCGAGCTGTTCAAGCCATTCATCTACGCTCGCCTCGACGCGAAAGGCCTGGCCGGTACGGTCAAGGCGGCGAAGAAGCTGGTTGAGAAAGAAAAGCCAGAAGTCTGGGATATCCTGGAAGAGGTCATCCGTGAGCACCCGGTTCTATTGAACCGCGCGCCAACGCTGCACCGTCTGGGCATCCAGGCATTTGAGCCGAAACTGATCGAAGGGAAGGCGATCCAGCTGCACCCGCTGGTCTGTGCGGCGTTCAACGCTGACTTCGACGGTGACCAGATGGCGGTGCACGTGCCGTTGAGCCTTGAAGCTCAGCTGGAAGCGCGCGTCCTGATGATGTCGACGAACAACATCCTGTCGCCAGCCAACGGTAAGCCGATCATCGTACCGTCTCAGGATATCGTTCTGGGACTCTACTACCTCTCGCTCGACAAACCGAACGAGCAGGGCGAAGGCATGGTCATCTCTGACATGGCCGAACTGGAACATGCCCTGAATTCAGGCAAGCTCGCCATGCACGCCAAGATCAAGGCGATGTACCATACTGTCGATGAAAATGGCGAGGCGCTTTCGAAAGTGATCGAGACCACGCCTGGCCGTTTCATGATCGCCGACATCTTCCCGCGTCATCATCGCATCGATCCGGAGCAGCTCCTGAGCGATGTCATGGTCAAAAAGAATATCGGTAAACTGATCGACGAGGTGTATCGTCACTGTGGTCAGAAGGCGACGGTGATCTTCGCCGACCGCTTGATGGGGCTTGGCTTCCGTGAAGCGGCGAAAGCGGGTATTTCGTTCGGCAAGGATGATATGAAAATCCCAGCCGCGAAAGTGAAACTGGTCGAGCAGACCAAAGAGCAAGTGGCTGAGTATGAGCGTCAATATGCTGACGGTCTGATCACCCGTGGTGAGAAGTACAACAAGGTTGTCGACGCCTGGTCGACCTGTACGGACAAGGTCGCAGACGCGATGATGGACGCCGCAGGCGAAGCCGCGACGGACAAGAAAACAGGACGTCAGGAAGAGACCAACTCGGTCTTCATGATGGCCCACTCCGGCGCGCGTGGTTCGAAGAACCAGATGAAACAGCTGGCCGGTATGCGGGGTCTGATGGCCCGTCCGGATGGCTCGATCATCGAGACGCCAATCATCTCGAACTTCAAGGAAGGTCTGACCGTTCAGGAGTACTTTAACTCCACCCACGGGGCGCGTAAGGGTCTGGCCGATACCGCTCTGAAGACGGCGAACTCGGGGTATCTGACCCGTCGCCTGGTCGATGTGGCTCAGGACTGTATCGTAACCGAAGATGATTGTGGAACCGATCAGGGCATCGAACTGTCTGCCGTCATGGAAGGCGCCGACGTTGTTGTCTCGCTCAGCGAACGCATCCTGGGCCGGACCACTGGCGAGGACGTCAAGGCACCGAAATCGGATGAGCTGGTTGCTCCGGCGAACACCTATATTGACGAAGCTCTGGCCAAACAGATCGAAGAGGCTGGCGTAGACCGCATCAAGGTGCGTTCGCCACTGACCTGCGAAACCAAAGTTGGCGTCTGTGTCGCCTGTTATGGCCGCGACCTCGCGCGTGGTACCGTGGTCAACAAAGGCGAAGCCGTTGGCGTTATCGCGGCACAGTCGATCGGTGAGCCTGGCACGCAGCTGACCATGCGGACCTTCCACATTGGTGGCGCTGCATCGGTCGCTGAGGAAAGCTCTGCCGAAGCGCAGGTCGAAGGGAAGATCAAGTTTGAGAACCCAACCTTTGTGAAACGCGAAGACGGCGCTCTGATCGTCACAGGACGTCACATGGTTGTGTCGATCGAAGACGCCGATGGCCGCACCCGTCAGACCTTCAAGCCATCTTACGGCACGGCTTTGTCTGTAAAAGACAAGAAGAAGGTCAAGCCGGGCGACAAGATCGCGGACTGGGATCCATTTGCCCAGCCAATGATCGCTGAAGTCGCAGGCACGATCCGCCTGGTTGATATCGTCGACGGTCTGACCGCTCGCGAAGAGACCGACGAAGCAACTGGCATTTCGTCTCGTGTGATTATTGACGGCCGTGGTTCGAAAGGCGCTGATCTTCGCCCGTCGATCATGATCGTGAACGCTAAGGGTGAGGCTTTGTCGCTGCCAAACGGCAATGAGGCCCGTTACATGCTGTCTCCAGGCGCGATCTTGTCGGTCGAGGAAGGTGACACGATCAAGGTCGGCGAATCCATGGCCCGTGTCGCGACTGGCGGCGCCAAGACCAAGGATATTACCGGTGGTCTG
This DNA window, taken from Hyphomonas sp. Mor2, encodes the following:
- the rpoC gene encoding DNA-directed RNA polymerase subunit beta' codes for the protein MRQDVASIYRQKEEVPSFDAIRITIASPEKIRGWSSGEIKKPETINYRTFKPERDGLFCARIFGPIKDYECLCGKYKRIKYRGIICEKCGVEVTLAKVRRERMGHIELASPVAHIWFLKSLPSRIATLLDMTLKDVERVLYFESYVVTEPGLTPLEPKQMLSEEEYMDLQDEHGEDAFTAMIGAEAVKEMLEGLDLDLLADTLREDLAESTSELKTKKYSKRLKVVEAFLASGAKPEWMILNVVPVIPPDLRPLVPLDGGRFATSDLNDLYRRVINRNNRLKRLMELRAPDIIIRNEKRMLQESVDALFDNGRRGRTITGTNKRPLKSLSDMLKGKHGRFRQNLLGKRVDYSGRSVIVVGPNMKLHECGLPKKMALELFKPFIYARLDAKGLAGTVKAAKKLVEKEKPEVWDILEEVIREHPVLLNRAPTLHRLGIQAFEPKLIEGKAIQLHPLVCAAFNADFDGDQMAVHVPLSLEAQLEARVLMMSTNNILSPANGKPIIVPSQDIVLGLYYLSLDKPNEQGEGMVISDMAELEHALNSGKLAMHAKIKAMYHTVDENGEALSKVIETTPGRFMIADIFPRHHRIDPEQLLSDVMVKKNIGKLIDEVYRHCGQKATVIFADRLMGLGFREAAKAGISFGKDDMKIPAAKVKLVEQTKEQVAEYERQYADGLITRGEKYNKVVDAWSTCTDKVADAMMDAAGEAATDKKTGRQEETNSVFMMAHSGARGSKNQMKQLAGMRGLMARPDGSIIETPIISNFKEGLTVQEYFNSTHGARKGLADTALKTANSGYLTRRLVDVAQDCIVTEDDCGTDQGIELSAVMEGADVVVSLSERILGRTTGEDVKAPKSDELVAPANTYIDEALAKQIEEAGVDRIKVRSPLTCETKVGVCVACYGRDLARGTVVNKGEAVGVIAAQSIGEPGTQLTMRTFHIGGAASVAEESSAEAQVEGKIKFENPTFVKREDGALIVTGRHMVVSIEDADGRTRQTFKPSYGTALSVKDKKKVKPGDKIADWDPFAQPMIAEVAGTIRLVDIVDGLTAREETDEATGISSRVIIDGRGSKGADLRPSIMIVNAKGEALSLPNGNEARYMLSPGAILSVEEGDTIKVGESMARVATGGAKTKDITGGLPRVAELFEARRPKDHAVIAEMDGRIQFIREYKQKRKIAIVPEEEGKDAIEFLVPKARRLDVQDGDYVKRGDYIIDGNPAPQDILATLGIEALAEYLVDEVQKVYRLQGVPINDKHIEVIVRQMLQKFEITDAGTTTLIKGEHVDGLELEEANAAVRKSKKADQREAVGVPVLLGITKASLQTRSFISAASFQETTRVLTEAALQGKVDTLEGLKENVIVGRLIPAGTGGGMREMRKVAAQRDQQLRNKREAAAKEAAASLPAPEAAE